The Daphnia pulex isolate KAP4 chromosome 7, ASM2113471v1 genome includes the window AGTCGCTGATCGGCGTTGGATTGGAGCCGATCGAGTCTCTGACTCAATTGGGTCGTCCGCTGCTGGAGGAGACTGGCCTCGTCGTGACAGTGAGCGAAGATGTCGGAGGCCAGCGAGACGAGCGAGGCCAGCTGTCTGAGACAGGCCGACAGCGTCTGATTGCTGATCAACTGGCGaacgtcgtcgtcatcatcaccaACCGACGACGCCGTTTGACTGACGCCCAGTCGACTCAGACGCACCGGCGTCACTTGCCGCAACACGAAcggcatttttctttgttatcaaattcaattttcttctttaaaaatttaaacggATAACATTCCCGCGCTACAACACCAACACACTGGACACtaacaaacactttttttgggggagaaACAAGAAGTTGCGACCGGCCCGGTCGACTCCACTGGAACAACTGGACGCACTCACACCAAAGTCGTGAGTTAGTATTTCTCTATCCACTCTTTTTCATTCCCCCCACTCTTTACACCCACTTTCGTATCTACTACACCCAAGGAGTGAGGGGATATAGTACGACAACACTTTGGTGTAGTACAcagttctctttttctctgacTAAACCATCGAgagcaaaggaaaaaagagccTCTGGTGGTAAGTTATTAGAGCCCTTCTCCCCTCTTCTCTACTTTCATccgcattttctcttttcacctTTCCATTCGGaccatttttttccaacaaaacTCCCAACGGTTTGACACCTGTGTGTATATTTGAATGTGTATACAGTCTGAAAACTATACACAAGGGAAAGTTTCTTAGTTTAATTCTGTTGGTTCAGtttgttgaatttcttctttgtccCAGGGCTGGCGCTCGGTGGAGCCGAACAGGAGGAAGACGAAGGCGTCGATGACCAATATGGAAGAGCACAGAAGGAAAGCGATCCGCCATTGACTCAGAGTTTGCTGGAGTGTGATGGAAATGattgtgttattattatattattctttCAAAACCATAAAAACTCATcgacttgttattttttttacctgggcTTCCGTCAATGAAGCAACCACCAGAGGCGCTAGCCAACTGTTAACGGAAGCCAAACCGCTAATTATTCCGTAGATTGTCCCTGAGAAATTCGGCGCCATGTCCAAATGGTTGATGAGAAAACCGCTATTAAATGAtcattccgtttttctttttagttttttttaaaaatagatggAGATGAATTTTAACTAATTTCTTTACCTGAAAACGGCACCTTGGAGACCGACGGCCAGGACCAGGAGAATCAGAGTTGACAGGCGATCGCAGCCAGTAAATGAGACCATCAATAAACAGAGAGCCGGGCCCAGTTTAGCTGTCAAATGAATCGGTTTTGACATTTAGTGGCGTTGtagagataaaaataataaggaatGTGTAACtatgttttttggttttgtttgtggCAATTTGACACTTGAATGGAATGTGTAACACGCACCGCTAGGTGTCACTCGTCACCAACAACATACCGACAGAGTTGGCCGTTTTTCGAATGACATTGGTCGAGGCCCAACCTTTTCGGGCCGTTAAATCGGCGAATTGGGCCACCAAGAGACTCAAGATCCACATGACCAAATAGGGGAGAGCCGACAGCAACGCGTTCTGCATATTTCCTCGGCAAATTTTAGACAAAcagacaacaaaagaaagtttgGGGGCGATGAAACTCACACGCTTTTCATGTCAAAGTGGAGAATGGTCTTCATGTAAATGGGCAGTTGGGTAATCAACATATAAAATGCCCAGTTGTTTCCAAGAGTGGACACCAACAGGGCCCAGCAGGGGACCGAAGTTGCAATGGACTTCCAGGGCACTGCCAATGCCTGGCAATAAAAACAGCTCACAGCATGTAAAAGTACATAAACATAACTTTACGATTGTTttctgcacacacacacacactcaggCACACCTTGTTGGCTGGTGTGAAAGTTGAACTTTTTATGTATTCCCTTTCCTTTGCAGAAATTCTTGGGTGCAGTTCAGGTGAATCGTAAACCACATGGAGCCAGGCAGCAACCACAACCACAGCCAGGGACCCTTGGATGTAAAACACAGCCTCCCAGCCCAGGGAATCTGCAATGAGCCCGCTGCAAGTGATGCCGAGAACTGTCCCCACCTGAGCCcctgaaaatataaaagtgGTGATGCTGCTCCTCTCCCCCGTTGGGGCCCATTTTGCTACCAATGGCTGAATGGATGGGACAATCACCCCCTATTTGGTAGCAAGACATATAAACACACGATATCCTTTTTATTACATATTAACTGACTTTGTTTGCTTTTCCCAGATTTTAAGTGTCACCTGTGCCAATCCGAGCAGAATTCTCCCAGCTATGAAAAATTCAGTTCCAGACCTGGCCAAAATGGGGAGGCAAACCGTGACGAGGCCAGCTGTCATTTGCGCACCGGCGAACATGTATTTGGTACCGAATTTCTCGGCTATCCTCCCTCCGATCAGCTGGGTGACGATGTAGCcccaaaagaaggaaacagaCACGAGCGATTGGATCTTCTCGTCCCACACAAACTCTCCATCATCCTGCTGGTCAGCGTCAGGATAAGCGGCTTGTTCCTCTTCTGGTTGGCCGCATTCCTGAGCCGTCGTGACGTTGGTGTGCGGAATGGCCGTATAATTGACCATGGCCACGATGACAATGTTGACATTCAAGCGGATCATGTACAcgtaaaagaaattgagaaaagCCACAAAGGCCACCGCGTAACGGGCTGGAATAccttccaacattttctctctaaaGAATCTTTTGAATTCACAGGGTCATCTCAACTGTTGTGGCCACTGGTTTTTGGTCAGCCAAGTACACACACCCCCTCAAAAATAAGATTGTTACCCGAGATTGTTCCATCTAGGGAAAGAGGGTCGTTTTCCGGTTGAAATTGGAGACCAGCCCATTGATCGTTCCAAAGGTTATTTACAGTTTTTTGGGGCTTGACgttttattagaaaaaagagtATTTATATTTCCTCAATAAAATTCTGGTGCCGAAAAAGTGGCAATGGTTTTTTAAGCTGTCGATAATGTTACAGATTTCAGCAGCTGGTGTTTACTGGATGGAGCCTCGCCGACGaccgtttcctcttctcccacTGCCCTGTCCCAGTCTTGCCGCTCGGTGGAGCCCAGCACGATGAAAATGATGGCGTTGGCGGTCAAGATGCCGGCGCATAGCAGAAAAGCGATTCGCCAACGAGCCAAAgtttgctggaaaaaaaaaagaaaaaaaagagaaaattgatgTGGCGGAActcgtcgaaagaaaaaaaaaaatggaatttagaAATCTACTTCTGCTTCGGTTAGTGTGGCGACGACAAGTGGTGCTACCCAACTGCTGATGCAGGCCACTCCCGCCACTAGACCGTACAGCGTTCCGGCGAAATTGGGCGCTAGATCCAGGTGGTTAATCAGGATACCGCTATAAGAGGCGCCCAACAGACCCACTGCCAAAGTCAACATGACCAGCGTCCAGTAACGATCGCATCCGATGAACGAAACGATCGTCAAACAAAGTGCTGGCCCGCAAAATgctggaattttttaaaacaaggtTTTAATTTTGACCGCTAGGTGGCTACAGGATTTTATAAAAGGTTTTAAATTTTGACCGCTAGGTGGATGCATGAAACGTGGGACGGattgttatttaatttattcaaaggCTTTTGGCGGACTTTTGTTAACTTGTTTCTTATTTACCTATCGTGTTAAATGTTTTCCGAGTTGTGTTGATGGAAACCCACTGTCGTTTTACCACCATGTCAGCGATTTTTGCCACGACTATACTGAAGATCCACATGAGTAGCCAAGGTAAAG containing:
- the LOC124196916 gene encoding putative inorganic phosphate cotransporter, with translation MLEGIPARYAVAFVAFLNFFYVYMIRLNVNIVIVAMVNYTAIPHTNVTTAQECGQPEEEQAAYPDADQQDDGEFVWDEKIQSLVSVSFFWGYIVTQLIGGRIAEKFGTKYMFAGAQMTAGLVTVCLPILARSGTEFFIAGRILLGLAQGVIVPSIQPLVAKWAPTGERSSITTFIFSGAQVGTVLGITCSGLIADSLGWEAVFYIQGSLAVVVVAAWLHVVYDSPELHPRISAKEREYIKSSTFTPANKALAVPWKSIATSVPCWALLVSTLGNNWAFYMLITQLPIYMKTILHFDMKSNALLSALPYLVMWILSLLVAQFADLTARKGWASTNVIRKTANSVAKLGPALCLLMVSFTGCDRLSTLILLVLAVGLQGAVFSGFLINHLDMAPNFSGTIYGIISGLASVNSWLAPLVVASLTEAQQTLSQWRIAFLLCSSILVIDAFVFLLFGSTERQPWDKEEIQQTEPTELN